A stretch of DNA from Besnoitia besnoiti strain Bb-Ger1 chromosome II, whole genome shotgun sequence:
TCCTGGGTCGGGGGCGGACGCTTGGCGGCAACGGCGGCGATCCGAGCATTTCCTCGAAGCGTGTGGCGTCGGAGATCTGCTTCAGAGGCCGAGTCGAGCGCGGTGCAGGACTATCACCGTGCGGGAACCCCCCCCCGGCGCTCAGGCTGCCACCTCTCTGATCTGCTGAAGGAAAAACGGTGCGCACTCTCACACCGCAGTCCACCGTGCCTTCGCACCGAACAAGAGAGGACGCCGGGTTTGCCCGCACGAGGGAATGACTTTTTCAAGCGGATTCTGGTATTTTCGGACGTGTGCAGCCAGTTCACGACCCCTTAGCAACCAGAGCGAACAGGAGGTAGCTACACGCGGGAGCTCCTCCAAATACCCTCGTAGGCTGGCCGCCTCACGGATTTGGGGGAATCCCCTGGCATGGAAATAGCTTGTGTTCGCGTTTCCCCCCCGtagccgcgcacgcggcatTCTCCACACCAACGGAGTCAACTCAAGGTGAACTCTATGGTGATTCAGCAGTTGCGGATGCACCGACAGACTGAGCGAGGCAGATTTGTTGCGGGTTGACGGACGCGGGTTGCATTGTGCTAGCCTGTACGTACGTGTGACGTTACACAGATCACTGCCTGCTGTCGACAGCTACGAATGTAGCCCTAAAATCTCAGTTGTTCGAAGCGCACTGAAATCCAAGCATCTTCCGAAGCAGCACCTGCAGTTCTCCCGTGTACGGTGTAACGTGGCAATAAgcactcgcgcggctgctaGCACACAAAAACAGGTCACTTCATGGTTGTATGCTTGTGCGCTCTGTCGTAATCTGACCCCCGATAAGTTACGCGGAGTGCGTAGATGCTGCTTGCGTCCGTGCGACCTCCAGCTGGCGGAGAGTTGGCGACAGTAGTGTCGGCTCTTCGGACCTCGTAAGAGGACTGGTCCTCAGAAAATCTGTTTACGTGCGACAGCCACTTTTACAGCGCATGGCACCGCTCCAAACGAACCTCTGCGATACTGGCCGTGCGCATCGAAGCACTTCAAGTAGCGACAGTCTCTTATTAGTGTACTTGCCCGAACTTCGGGGCAGAAACCGTATTGTTCTGTGCTAGCATGCCCTGGGTGTGACAGCTAGGACTCTGTGGGTGCCGCAGCGAAAGGAAGACTCTTGCGTAAAAAGTAGAGCGATCTGAGAGTATACTCATTGCGCcagagcagcgcgagcttATCGCTCACGCGAGGTACCGGTACTTCGCACAAGGACTGCACCACTGCGCGGAAAATTCATGGAAGAGAGGTAGCACCCCGCTTCAGAGCAGCACCCCAAAGACGAGCAAAACATTGGCCTGGGGCTGGTTAGGCGCACTCACGCTCTTCAACTGCCTCTTCGGAGGCACAGACACGTGCGAACAACTCTACAGTCAGCAGCTGCGTAATGAAGTACCACTGAACACACTCAGAAGTAGAGCGTGACGCGTATGtgtgggggggggaggggcgggaAAAAAACCCGCGAATGTACGGAGAGTTGCCAAGTTGGTCGACAGACTTCGACGAGCAACGCATCTTCAACATGCCGCACAGCTTTGCCAGCACGAGGGTGACGACAACACATGGGGGGCGATCTCCATTCAGCATCGTGCCCTACTGAAGGCCATAGCGCTGTTCCATCTCAACCATCCTATCGTCGCATTGCTCAGTCTAGTCTCCGCGTTGTGTCCGCGGTATGTCAGTGACGTCGTCATTCACTTTTCATGACGAAATTCGGGTCTCGCTGGTACCGGGTTTCGAACCTGCGGTAAACATGTACACACAACTAGTCACACGGGCGCGATCAATCAGCAATATGACCAAAATATGATGAGAGGCTTGCCACACCATTCGGATTCCACACGCAAACTCCTACTCGCTGCGGCAGACTGTGGCTCCTCTGCCACCATTTCCGGCGTTCTGCTGCGTCGGTACAGGCCTTTTCTTCAGCACCTTTTCTAGTAAAATCCGCGAAGGGAATTCGAGACCACACACGCGGCTCCGGCATTCCGAACTACGTGACGCAGGGCTATGTCATACTCCGGCTGCTGCCGTTAAACCGCCGCGGACAGCCGCCTCGGAGAATTCCGCGCTTCTGTATTCACACGTTCCTCCTTGGCCAAGACGGTTTAATCCCTATCTCTGCAGCGGCAACGTGAAAGGGCGTAGACCGCCTCACAGCTGCGCTTACCTTTGGAACCACTGATCCAGCAACGGCATTGTCGCACCACCTTGAAAGGATTCAATATATctgagagacagacgcaccGAGACCCGCGTGCCCCCGGTGGCCTTTTGCCGACGCAACGCGTTCtcacgcgcgtcgcgcttGCCGAATCTTTGTCTGCCTGATGATCTTCTGAAAACGAAGTGCTGCCGCCATCCCAGCTGCCACTGGTCGCCACTGATGCCTAGTCACTCCGGTGTTCACACAGTCCGCACTGCACGCCCTCGAACACCACGCCAACAGAGGGTCAGTGGCGACAGCTCGCGCGGGGAGAATACAACCCTACCTATACAAGTTCAAAgcgactcgccgcgcgtATTCTTTCTTGACATCTACAGGCGGCTTCGTAAGGAGCTTCTCCGCCAGCACAGCAGCGCTTTCAATCGACCTGAGTACGACACAGATGCGCAAGATTGCCACACTTGCTTCTTTCAAGTTGGCTGGTGCCGTGTCAATCGGGAGTATAGGCGCTAGCGCTACGTCATGAGAGTCCAAAGTTAATGAAGATCGAGCACAGCGGGTTTTCACTTACAAGCCAAGCTTGATAAGGGGTTGCTGGTTCACCTGAGGCAAGAACGACCTGCGTAGGAAATGCCACGAACCACGGAAAGCGTCCATACACAGAACAGGAGCACCTACATCTCCACGTTGCCAGGTAGACGCTGAAGAGCCTCGAAAGCAAACTTCTCCGACTCCGGTGGCGAATGCAGCCTTGCTCCAAGAGGGAGCGGtgtcgcgtcttccgctcAAGAGTCATCTAGAGCCCAGTTTTGCGCGCTTACCAGccgggagagaggagagcgctCGGTTTGTTGTTTGTGATGACCCCCATGAACTGCACTCCACAGACAGTACACTTCACGACACAGTTAGGGGCGAGCGCAGCCGGGCGTTTGGCGCTGCGTCAGGTCGTTGAGCCTCGGAACGAGCATGGCAAGCACTTCAAACCGCAAAGCCTGGGAGCTAGCCCTACACACCTGACGCACAGCCAGGGACAGAGCCTACCTCCCAGTCAGTGAAGGGCGGAATACTGAAGTAGATCCCTGCGCCTTCGTTGTTGCTTGGAAGCGGCGCGTTGAGGAAGCAGACAAAGTCGGAAATCTCGCCCGGGTTCACGAGGTCACACACCCACTGCCCAGACTggaagacgccgcccgccgacgcctgCCCGCTGACTTGAGCAGGCGCCACACAGGGTCGGCCCGGTACAACGACGCCAAAGAGAGACATTGGACTTTGTCATAGGCCACGCCGCCACAATAGGCTGCACCCAACGCCTTAATTTTGCGCCTTCGTCACAATACGGCAGGGTGGAGGGCTCTCCTCCCTACGCCGGACTGCGGCCTCTTGAAAGTTTTTTCAGGGAAACCCAGGGCGCCAGGGCCAGCCCTCCACAAGAGTCTCGACAGCAAAAGGCAGAGTTCTACGACTGCctgccgcgcacgcggatgCCTTCACCGCGCGAAGTTGAGTCGCCTCGGAAGCACAGGCACCCTGCGAGCGTTTACGATACTGCGTGCAGGCAAGCTCGGATTAACGACAGAGGACGACATCAGCGAGATGCCGTGGCTCTTTGCCGGCGAAGCAATGGCAAGGGACGAGTTGGGAACACTGCCGCAAAGTGCCGCGATTCTTTGGACAGAACGAAAAGTGTTAAAGTGGGAGCAGCATGCGGCAGGACTGTGTGAGGCCATCCGCCGCACAGAGGCTGACAGGCGAGAAATACGGGGGTTCCCAGCACGAGTGGAAAGGTATGCCGTTGGCTGCGGTCCTCGAGGCGACGCTCCGCTTCTGAAGCGCAGATACCTGCGAAGGACCGTCAACAGCGCAATCGAATGTCCAGATCTCATCACCCGAGTCGATGCGGCTCATCCGATGGCCGCCGTGCATCGTCCAACAGGCCTTTCCAAACTGCGGTCAGTACTTCTCTGAAAATCCCGGTTTCGGAGCTCATTTCGAAAGGGTAATTGTCGGCGTGGAAAACCCGGACCTTCGCTCGCAACGCACGATTCGGGTCGGGCACGGAGACAGGAAAAGTGGGAGCGCCTGGGATCGCCGACTTTTCGCCGGGTCGCGCTGCGACG
This window harbors:
- a CDS encoding hypothetical protein (encoded by transcript BESB_036960), with the protein product MSLFGVVVPGRPCVAPAQVSGQASAGGVFQSGQWVCDLVNPGEISDFVCFLNAPLPSNNEGAGIYFSIPPFTDWEFMGVITNNKPSALLSPGWSFLPQVNQQPLIKLGLSIESAAVLAEKLLTKPPVDVKKEYARRVALNLYRYIESFQGGATMPLLDQWFQRFETRYQRDPNFVMKSE